In Mesotoga infera, one genomic interval encodes:
- a CDS encoding chromate transporter, giving the protein MSPFRLFWIFVKVSSFTIGGGYAMIPVIKEFIVDKYKIMKEDEFLDVIVTAQTVPGVIAINTAMILGSRLAGLWGAFFAVLGASLTPFLIILVIATFFTDFVDLPVFKGFFAGARVGVTVILANLSFQLLKKSLKRYLVLIVIAVGTVAIVFFNISSIWVLLLCSILIYIIDRRLAK; this is encoded by the coding sequence ATGAGCCCGTTCCGGTTATTCTGGATATTCGTCAAGGTTAGTTCATTCACAATTGGTGGCGGCTACGCAATGATTCCTGTAATAAAGGAATTCATTGTAGACAAATACAAAATAATGAAGGAAGATGAATTTCTCGACGTAATTGTGACCGCCCAGACCGTGCCTGGAGTGATCGCAATCAACACGGCAATGATATTGGGCAGCAGATTGGCTGGACTGTGGGGGGCTTTCTTCGCAGTTCTAGGAGCTTCACTGACTCCGTTCCTAATAATACTTGTCATTGCGACATTCTTCACCGATTTCGTGGATTTGCCAGTCTTCAAAGGTTTTTTTGCTGGTGCAAGAGTTGGTGTAACGGTAATCCTGGCAAATCTTTCCTTTCAGTTACTCAAAAAGAGTCTGAAAAGATATCTTGTTTTGATCGTAATCGCCGTTGGAACGGTGGCCATTGTTTTCTTCAACATCTCTTCAATATGGGTTTTGCTCCTTTGCTCCATACTAATCTATATTATTGATAGGCGGCTGGCGAAATGA
- a CDS encoding chromate transporter — protein MILLELLWSFFKIGLLAFGGGYGALSLIQDQIVNINNWMNLEEFLTLISISQMTPGPIAINSATFIGYRIAGVPGSLCATVGVVLPSVFWIFLILKLLKLLSRWIDSSEVFNALRLGIVALILSATFRIGIESINSIFTLVLGVFAFVILYKLKLSVIWIVLGTGLVGVIWTALFPI, from the coding sequence ATGATTCTTCTGGAGCTTCTCTGGTCATTTTTCAAAATCGGACTTCTTGCTTTTGGGGGTGGATACGGCGCTCTCAGCTTAATTCAAGATCAGATTGTCAATATAAACAACTGGATGAATCTCGAAGAATTCCTTACGCTGATCTCCATCTCACAAATGACTCCGGGTCCAATAGCAATCAATTCTGCAACTTTCATAGGATATCGGATCGCCGGTGTGCCTGGATCGCTTTGTGCCACTGTTGGAGTTGTTCTTCCAAGCGTATTCTGGATCTTCTTGATTCTAAAGCTCCTGAAACTTCTGTCAAGATGGATCGACAGTTCAGAGGTCTTCAATGCTCTCAGACTAGGTATAGTAGCGTTGATTCTTTCGGCCACATTCAGAATAGGGATTGAATCTATCAACAGTATTTTCACGCTAGTTCTTGGAGTATTTGCCTTCGTTATTCTTTACAAGTTAAAACTGTCTGTCATTTGGATAGTTTTGGGAACGGGTCTTGTCGGCGTAATCTGGACCGCACTATTTCCTATCTAG